The following nucleotide sequence is from Trifolium pratense cultivar HEN17-A07 linkage group LG2, ARS_RC_1.1, whole genome shotgun sequence.
GTAGCGTTTAAGAGGATTGGTTTTGTCATCCAAAAAGGGTTAGCGGCGCAACTTGTAGCCTGTTTGCCTTTCATTCAAGTACCTAAAtgctttcaattattttatttaatttttaaaatttagtgtAGCAGAGATGAGAGTGTTGCGTTCAATGTGTAGTAAGACCAGACGAGATAGGATTAGGATTGCCAACATTAGAGAGTTGTGATAACAGCTATAGTAAAAAAGATGGTGAAAACACGGATTAGATGGTTTGGACATGTGGAGAGAAGACTTGTAGACTATGTAGTAAGGACGGAGAGTACGTCAGATGGAGGGTAGTCAAATCGCTAGAGGCAGAGAAAGACCTAGAAAAACTATAAAAGAAACTATTACGAAAGAAGTGGCGATTTAGTGGATAGAGATATGATATATGACATAACATTATGAGGTTGTTTGATCCATGTAGCCAACCCTACTTAGTGGGATAAGGCTTGGTTGTGTTGTTGTGAATGCTTTCGATtactttaaaaaagaaaatatcgaatgattttagtatttttttgtgtACTGTTTATTTGCTATGCTTTTAGTCGTTATGTATAAGAGTTTTTCAGTTTCTTGACATTCTAGTTCTACTATACCATACTGATTATTGATTGATTACCTATATTATGATACTTTTGTAGACGAGGGACTGTGTATTTGAAGTTTTTACTTGGTCTGTtctgattatatttttttgctcTCCGTAGACATACACCGTTGCAGATAATTCATGTTGTTGCGAATTTCTTGAGGATATGGTCAATATACTCCATGTTCCGCTACTTATCACAGACCGGAGCTTCagttgttctttttctttttgcttgTCTAGCTCCTGCAGCTGTCCTATTTTTGATTTTGCAAAAGCCTTGGAAGGGAAGGCCACTTTCTAATGCACAGGTAAACCTAATTTCGACTTCAGCAAGGAGTATTAAGGAATAAGCGTTAAATTCTACGTAAATTTTTAACATAATATGTGTATTCCTTAACTAACAccaattttgtttcttcaggTTGTGCCTTCTATAATAAACGGTTTTATAACAGCACTGTATCTTGTCTTGTGGGGAAAGGGACTAAAATCATGCGGACCAGTTAGGTTGGTTTTTGTATGTTCAAAGGAAATTTCAGTTGTCAACTTATATGCATTGAGTTCTTATGCTCTGTTTGGattaacaacttaattaagcgcttatagcatatgtgcttatcatataagctataagttgttttcataagctctcttgGAGAGCTTATAAATATGTCACAAGCTGTTTAAAaatctcacaagtgtttatgccATTATATAGCTGCTTCTTGATCATGTTTGTCTTTATTTATCGGTTCTTGATTTGATgagtaattattttttaattggtATATAAACTCATTACagttattgtttttattattaattcagAGCGATATTGGGTGAGTATTCTGGTGCTGTCCTTGGAGTACTGTCTGGAGTGTTGTATGGGAGGAGAAGTAATCTGTGGAAAAAGGTAATACTTTCATATACTCCCTCTCGACAATTATTCTATATAAAACATACCATGAAACCGTATATTTGAATTGCATTAGATACCTATGCTCCAAGAGTTGGGTTTTTCTGCAAATGGTTTTCTCGTTTCTTCTTTATTTGTATTGATAAATATTTTCAGAAGATGTAACTGTTTCCTGAATTGTTTTACCATGACTCATGAAGATTTAGTTTTCTTTATCGTCCCTTTAAGGTCATCCTGAATTGTTTTACCATGACTCCTGAGTTGTTTTTCTCGTTTCTTCTTTAATGTTTTCCTGAATTGTTTATACTGTTTCTTTAgtttattcatttttctttggattagcttatttttgagcttatgcaaaagagcttatgcaaataaataaatttttatgtattattataagtttgtcaaggtagtttatgataaactagcttataaaaatacaattttcattagtgggaacttataaaataacgtaaaaccttatttatttgcataagctgttttgcataagctcaaaaatatgctaatccaaacgggccctagaTTGAGTTGTTTGTACTTATCTACTCGCATAAGCACTTATGAGACTATTTTGGGAGAGCTTAAACTATTCATCACATGTCcgtaagctattttcataagctctctatGATAGCTTAAGAaaatagtttatagcttatacataagcacttatgttTTAAACGCTTACTTAAGTTGTTaatccaaacagagcctttGTCTGTGCTGTTTTTGAGGATTTTCACCCTAAAaaaatatgcataaaattatCTAACCAACTTTGATAAAAGAATGAAGGGATAAATTCATGTCCAGGTTGCACTGTGTTACTCGATGATAAAGTGCTTTCTTAATTGTGATTAATGTGTTTGAAAGAAGTTTAGGATCTTCTCTAATCTGGTAATTACACTTTCTTATTTTTGAACCAGATAGGTGGCCTATTTGCCATGTGCGCATCATTTTACCTGCTATCTGAAGGATGGGCCACAGCGTCATATTCTCCGTTTGATATCCTTACTCagtattattttctttcttacaTATATTGTTCTAAAAAACGAACTAGACATCAATCCGGCGAGACCTCAGGGTCATGGTTCAACCGAATTAAACCGCTCAAACCAAGATGCAACCGCAATCGAAAcactcaaataatcaaatagtAGTAAAGTCCGGTTCACATTTGAGcagttcggttcggtttttGAAACACTACTTAGGTTCATTAATTTTACTGCTCAAATATATTTTGCTTGCTCCATGTATTCCCTTTTGTTGTTTGTGAAGtctttcatcttttttttatcttttccaAAAGTGTTGTAAACTTAACTGCTATATACCATGGGAAGATAGAGATGAAACTGAGGCTCATACAGAACAAAGTTTGGGCTTGAAGCAAATGTTGATTCCTATTATTGCTGGTATCCTATCTGCCCTTAGAAGAGTAATTGCAAGGCGCGTTTCAATCAAGGTAGTAACATTCATGTAATTTGCAATTAgtattttctcttttgtttaaGGTACTTTACGTGTTCCCTAATATCTAAACCGGAACATCTTTTGTTTTCAGAATCAACTTAAAAGGCGACTCCATGCTTTAACCATTGGTTCTGCGACGTGTTTCATGTTTCCTATTGCCATGTGGGACGTAATCATAGTGAGTTTTGTGACGGTGTTTTCCATTTTAGGTTTTGGCCTTTTTGACATGTAACTATTTGTGTAATGCTCTCCCTCCTTTGACTCCTACAGGGAGCACCTTCCGAAAACAATGGGAAATTACCGTTCTCGGCTTGGGCCTTCTTGAGCACTATTCTCTTTGGAAATATTGTGATATTCTATGCTGACAGTATTGCAGAGGAGAGGTATGTCATGATACATAATGATTAAGTGAGCAAAAGAAAGTTGGTTTTGCATTTTGGCTATTAGGCTTATTCAGTGAATAGCGGCTATATTGGTGTTATAGCACTATAGTATAGCGGTATAGCACTGTtgcatagcagaatttgaacaaaccaccATTTTCCTCAATCCACGATTGACAACACTAGTTATTTCTATTGTTGTCCAAAAATTAGTCGCATTTGTATGGCTTGGTTATAACAAGGTCAAATTTAAATTCAGATTTTATCTGTCAAGTTTGGAGTTGTATTTGAAAGTTCTAAACCAGTGATTAAAAAATGCATTGTGGTTCTGAAGATACTGAAATTCATATACTTTTCATTGTAGATTGCACATGGTTTTCTCCTCACCGAGGCATCTGATGGCGGCTAGTGCATGCATCATCGTCATGGAGATTGCGTACAAGAATGATTTTTCTCTTGCAGGCTTCGTGATTTGCAGCTTAATATTAGGTTTTGGTAAGTTTTGAATATTATACATTCTCTTCAAATTTATACTGTATTTCAATAAGCATTGTTTCagctctcttttattttttctttaaataattaattattaatgttaAATGTTCTTTGCTATGGAATTATGTAGGGATATATGAAGCAACATCATTGGAGCACAATAGAAAAGATTCTATCCGAAACTCAGATTTATCGAGTGGAGAATTCGATAGTCCAGTCCAGATGTCATCACTACCTACTTAAAGTACTTATTCTCTCAACTTCTCATCGTGAAATGCGACTTTGCCAATTGTTTACTTTGTTTTTATGTGTGTCTATGCATTCCTACCTTTgctttctttttgtttgttcCATTTTTCCCTTCTTCAATATTCACTTAGTTTCGAATGCCTCGCTGACATTACAAACTTAGTGTCATTATAGTCCTTGCAAATACCAACGGAGGGATGGATCAGTTTAATATTTTGCAATTTCCGGGATCATTTTGAAATATTGTTAATATAGAGGACTAGGTTGATATGGCTCTACAAGTTTAGAGATCAAATTCAGTATTTATCTATGTTACTGGTTTTATCTAAAAGAGTCTTAAGTTTGTTTGTCGACTTTATGGCAGGACTTTATCGGAGCATCAAATGGATTCTATCAACATACAAATCCCCTTGCTATATCATGAGTTACACTTTGAACATTGGCGATTTCATTTGCGTGCTACtagttgcaaaaaaaaaaaactgttatcTGCTGTGAAGATTTATCCACGACTTTCAGGGACATCCGGTGGTGAAATTTTTGTCGACCGAAATTATTTCTAATTGATCTGATCTTTAGGGAGGTTGAACTGCATGCAAGTTTAGCCTACaaagttgattattatttgTCTTGTACAGGATCATTAGTTAATCTAGCAGTTCCTCTAGTGTAGTTTAGAAGAAAGTATCTGattacaaaagaaaacatcattATTCATATCATCATGATCCTGGTAGAAGTTCTTTAAATCTTTACATTAGCTTACTATAcattttaatgaaaatattGAATGCCAAAGAGTTGATTATTCTTTGTATTgtgtttgatgattttttttttcccacttgtctgatatttttattttataaatgctttttttaattttaaaacatctttttaattttaaaaaccctttttatttattcttttttatttaaaaacacttttttatttattataaaaatatgttttttaactttaaaatgtcacataagcattttttaatcataaaagtCAACGGGAGcctagcaaatgcaaaatgagGGTTAAAACTGAGAAATTGTGAAAGAATAATAAGAGGTGGCAAAGttggattaaatttttttttatttttttttataataaaccggattaaattaaatactaaatttttaaaaatatgcaTTTATTGGTGTTATTTTTTCAGCTGAAAGGAGAAGCGAGTTCACACGACAACAAAAGTTATAGATGTTGAGTTTTGCAGAAGGAAAAAAAGAGTGGATGATTCTATCTATAgaggattttgtttttgtttttgtttttgtttttgaatacACAATGCTACATTTAAAAGTTCTCATTCATTTAGTAAAACAGTTTGATTCAGTTGATACACCACCAGTTCGGTTCGGTTCAATGCATATTTTAACAGTACAATTCAGTTCAGTTCAAACAAGAGCAGTTAAGTTGAAATTGGTTTGGTGTATACAACCTGTTCACCAGTTCAGTGCTTTTCGAGCTGAAGCAGAACCGGTTCACGCCGGTTTTGTTTTAATGAATACCAGTTCCATGGCATGAGTTTGGTAAGATGCAAAGAATAACCAACTGTTTAAGGTTTCTGCATGTATCAATCGTTGAAGGTTCTATGAAGAAGTACAATGAGTCGAGTCGAACTTGGTCTAACTCGAActgatttgataaaaaaaattggttcaaCTCGATGCCCAACTCGAGTTCGATAGGATCATTTTTTCAGTTCTAATGATCCTCCTCGTCTTTACAGCCTAGATGGTGATATGATCAGTGTCAGTTCAACAAAAACAACGAAAATTGAATAAGAATTGAGTTTAGAAGTACGCATattcattttctcttgtttttgtTGAACCAACGCCTATCAAGTCACCATCTCATTCGTGACAATGATAAGTATAAAATTCTTCGATATCTTTACGCAAGTCATATCCTTGAAGATTCTGATGTTACAACTATGACAAAACATGATGGACacatataacttataaaaagaACTTCCAATGACATTAAGAACTAAACTAACTTCAACTCAACTATGAATTTTTGATATTCATCAACTTGAAATAAAATTCTTATTTAGCTATATAGGAGGAGTTCAAGCATGTGTCCTCTATAAGTCAtgtttgttttctttggttgttttgGTTAATGCTTTGGTTATGATATGAGAAAAAATCCCAATAGGGCAAAAGAACAAGCAAAGAGAAACTGAATGCCTAGTTTCAATCTGATTCTCTTTTCCATCTTGAAATACCTGCCTGCATTTATATTCATAAACATGTAATCAGAATAAcgtttaaatttgatttttagtccctacaaatATGTCACATTCTAAAAGACGTGTAGCACATACACTTTTCATTAAAGACGTGTCTGGAGTCCTAAtacgacactgacacatgtaAGTTACATTTAATGTTTTAGTGCTGTATCTGTTGTATGTGTCAGTGTTTCGACGTATTATAGAGACTGATATAACATGAACCAAATATTACAGTGACTAAAACACAGAATAGCGAGGACAAAAAGCAAAACTTGTTATTTCCAGGGACTAGATCAGAAGGAAGTATAtttataaggactaaaaacatatttaaacctAGTAACACTCGAGGAATGAGAAAACAATGTAATTGGAGGGAGATTTAGCAAGGAAAAGAGGCAAAACCTTGCAGCAAAGAGATCAATAACCAGTAAGTGAATCCAAGCAGAAGCTAAAGTCATCTCATTAGAGAACATTTTTCCTATACTAGCTAGCTGcaccaaataaaatataagataTCAAAGTGATGATATATAATTTAACtatattgaaaaattaaactttttattgatGAATACATTATACACACCTCTGGTAATAAgtatttacttgcaaaaatcaGTTCAACTGTCTCAGGAGTCCATGAAAGGTAcaataaaaatgcatataaAATCCCAAGTATTGCATATGGCACATTACTTTGCATAGATTTTTTTGTCTGCATTTTTTGCAATCAAGAAATTGAATTAGGCAGAATGATCTAGGAAGAATGTCAAAAGACTTAGAACCGATTGTTGAACTGTTATACGACACTGCATATATAGTGTCTACTATTCAGTTATTTGAGCAGTTCAATCACGGTTTCGTTCTGATTCGGATGGTTTGTAGTAGTTGAACCAAGACTTTATTTTATCAATGTTTTGAAAACCGAACCGAATTGTTCAACCAGTTGAACTGTAAAACGGAACTATAGACTGTTAGGTTATTTGAGCAGTTCAATCACTACTTTGTCTTAGTTCAACTAGTTTAAAGCAGTTGAACCAAGACTAGGAGCTCTTGTTGGTACAATGTCTCgttcgatttttaaaacattgattttgTCAAATATCAAGaactaaaaaattgaagattttcTCAACATTGTAAGAATAAGAAACATACTAGCTCAGAATTTGGAGCTAGAACCATAAGTGTGTAAAATGGGAGCACTGCTGTTGTTCCTATTGTAAAGGCACTGCTAGCAAGTTGTGATCCAGATAACACTGCAACATGAAAGTAGAGaaaaattaatatagaaaaCACTAGAAGTTGTCACTGAAAACactagtaattaactttagtaAGTAATCTCAACTATTGATGAGAAAATCAGAAGTTGATGTTACTTGCGCACACATAACAAATTATGAATTTCTCGTTAACGGATGAAATTACTTATTTTACACTCTAAATTGAATTGCTGATTCGAGAGAAAGCATATTTTTACTTTAGATTCATATTAGTGTAAAGTAAGTAGTCTCCGTGAggatagctcagttggtagggacattgcatgtaatatgcaggAACCCTGATACTACTACATTCACCttgaaaagtgaaattctagctactaaactacttgaccaaaaaaagagTGTAAAGTAAGTAatcttgattgtttgatgtgCATAACAAATTATGAGTTTCTCGTCAACGGTTGTAATTACTTACTTTGCAGTACTCTAACTTTATTAGAACACATGAATTAATTTGGACAAACTTGTTAAAAGTAACAAAGGTAGGATAGAAAATGATTACATGAAGCATATATTGGAGTGGCTTTTTTATGAGTTAATCTCATAACTTTTTGTTTCAAAACAAGTCTTGATCCTCTTATGAAACTCCAATCTCTGATTAAGTTGACTCTGCTTCTCACAATGAGTTTGTTACAAAGCTCAAGCTCAGCAGCACCATTGTTTCTGAAGTGATTAATCTTTAAGAAATAGAATCACAATTATAAGCTACATTCACCAATTGAGAGATACAAATTAACATGTTATCTCTATTAGAATATATAAACACAACATGATTGATCTTTATCTTACATTAATTACAATTGAACATTTTTTCCTAAGTTTAAAAGTTCAACTTAGTTCAATATGCAAGGACCACTTGCTCagaccaatgttttaaaaaccggaccagAGATTGAACTGATAGACTGTCAGATTATGGTTCAATCGGTTGAACTGgatgacaaaaaatatataaataattttaaaattgtgaaaaaaaattaaataaaaaaaaaatcagtctACCAACCATATTCCGACCGCTCAACCCAATATCAATCCGGTTCAACCAGGCTATGGTACAACTTAGATCAAACCAGCAAACCAACTGGCCGTTTCGCGATTTAACTTATCTGATTCGGtctggtttttaaaacattaatcCATAGCATGGTAAACATATCAAGTATTCCAAATATCATAAGATACACAAAATAAccatttaattaagttaaaaaatttactaagAAAGGCATCATAAATAGAAGATCtcaaaaaaagaacaaataagAAACACTAAGATCATATGAAACACAAAAAACTTTACCTTCAATGCTAGTAATGGAGAATGGCAAAAGTAAGAAGAGAAAGCCATGGTTGAAGAAAAACAAGGGAAGTGAATATTGGAATCAACAACATTAATAGGCACttcatgaatgaatgaataatataATGCAAAACAGATAGTACTGACAACATTTTCCACTTTATGAGAAAACAAAGTATTGTTTTGAATGTCACACCCCAAAAAAGGTGGAAGAAAAAAGGTTAAGTGTCCACTAACTGAAAATAAAAGAGTTTGAGTTTTATGGAAGACAGGTAAATGCACTAAATAACAAAAAGTTTGATAAATAGCATGATAGTAGTAGCATTCATCTCCCCTCAACttgcatttatttttttgtatatttatatttagaGAACCGTTTTCTCGACACACAATTTGACATCTGACATCGGATAAACTTGTACGATATTAAATATGGTGTCGTATTTTATGGGTTCAAATAACACGGCTCTTATATACCGTGTTACATTTTGTGTGTTCAAATAACACggctcttatatatatatatatatctagcTTGAAATTATTTTCTAACTTTACcacatttttttggtcaaacaaTGATAATAATGATTTTTCTAGAAAGAGCGTGACAGAAAATATACAGCATTTTTTCTTATCCATGTTAGTTAATATTTGTTGTGGGTCTAATAATTCAGTTCTTTATTGGATGGCTATGTATGTCTCTTTGAGTTGACTAGTTTAGAACAAAAGCAAAGTAACAATTCATGACTAGAGGGGGCCACTTTTGTCTCATGTCCTTTTATTTTGGAGCTTGATAGTGCACATTTTTATGAATGTTTATTCACATTATTTCGTGCTGATCAGAAAGTTGATAGATAGAGGTTTGTTCGGTGTCTCGTGAAGGAAGTTTTGATACCATTGAGAATTGTGTTTAATTCAACactataaaattgatttatatgaTGAGAATTTTGTCCTCatcacttataaatatatatattgtgattATCTCCCAATTGACATGGGCTTCTTAACATATACTATTATGCAACAATTGGTGATTTTTAAGGGAACAATAATCATGCATGCGTATTGTTTGGTAATGATCtgtgtgtaattttttttttaattgggtAAAAAGATTAATAAAATGGATAGTTGTTAGAGTTTCACCTTATAAACGGACACGACAACTTCAAATCTCATCGAGAACGGTTATAGaatgatattttttaatgatgTGTACTTCTTTAGAGAATTGTactaatagttatcatgtttggatTGAAGTGCAAACATAAGTTTGAATGAATTCCTACTATAAAGAAAGTTTGAATGATTTTCTCTTTGCAAAAGCAACATCCCCTTAAATAGATTTTCAGCAAAATTTagacaaaattaaatttatgatcAAACGTTGGTACATAGAATATTAGTTTATACAAACAATGTCACCAACCTAGACACGCTACGGTTGGGCAATCTTGTAGTCTTGATTAAAACATTGGACAGTACTATATTTGATTGAAATCGAAAGATTCACAtttaaaattcattaaataaaacaaaaatattgtaAACTACTGATGAAAATTAGATGAATGAGATCTTCCGACAGTCACTATTTAATTTAAGGAACCCATTTCCATAATCCACACCTTATACTTGATAGAATCaattaaatagaaaaacaaaacatgTAACAACATCAATATTTAATATACTTTTCTTGCTtgttctaaaaataaaaattctccACCATCACACATGAAAGGTGCATTTCATTTAATACAAGAGattattttttccttcaaaacaaATGGAAAATGAATCCAAAGAAACCAACAATTGAAACTAGCAACATAGAGTGAAAAGCACCCACAAGGACACTATTAGAAGTGTTAGAATTATTGGTTGATTTTACTTGATTGCATGCAAGACCTTCTTTCCCTTCTTTGCACTCATTAGCAAATAATCCAGGTGGATAATTTCCATAATGCATTATGTAACTAAACATAATTGAAGCACAATCACTTGTTAAGTCATTGATCTCATCAACAAATGGACAAGCAAATTGTTTGAATGCCTCACAGCAAACCTTTGGAGGGTATTGTGGTCCTTTACATTGGCTTGTTATGATTGTGTAGTTTTGGTTCTCAAAATCAACTCTACAAGCTGCACAAATTTCAAAAGTTGTTTTCCTTCAATTATTGGCATAATtggaaaatagaaaagaagttttattgctaatttttttttatttaacatgttattattgatatattataaATATCCACCATAATCTTATATATCCAATCTATCTTATATTCCTAAAAATAaagagtaatcagtcaatttagtccctgaACTATCACTTTCTCATCAACTTAGTCTCTGAACTATTAAATTAAAAGCAACTAAAAGGTCCGTAAACTATATTCATAtcaatcaatttagtccctcggTTAACTTTTCTGTTAAGTGCCCGTtagtagtccctaaactattaaaaaatttcaatttagtccctaaactatcttgaaaaataac
It contains:
- the LOC123910914 gene encoding uncharacterized protein LOC123910914; its protein translation is MMSPNHLSDDRGSPPHHFRHTPLQIIHVVANFLRIWSIYSMFRYLSQTGASVVLFLFACLAPAAVLFLILQKPWKGRPLSNAQVVPSIINGFITALYLVLWGKGLKSCGPVRAILGEYSGAVLGVLSGVLYGRRSNLWKKIGGLFAMCASFYLLSEGWATASYSPFAWEDRDETEAHTEQSLGLKQMLIPIIAGILSALRRVIARRVSIKNQLKRRLHALTIGSATCFMFPIAMWDVIIGAPSENNGKLPFSAWAFLSTILFGNIVIFYADSIAEERLHMVFSSPRHLMAASACIIVMEIAYKNDFSLAGFVICSLILGFGIYEATSLEHNRKDSIRNSDLSSGEFDSPVQMSSLPT
- the LOC123910915 gene encoding protein ABA DEFICIENT 4, chloroplastic, with protein sequence MAFSSYFCHSPLLALKINHFRNNGAAELELCNKLIVRSRVNLIRDWSFIRGSRLVLKQKVMRLTHKKATPIYASLLSGSQLASSAFTIGTTAVLPFYTLMVLAPNSELTKKSMQSNVPYAILGILYAFLLYLSWTPETVELIFASKYLLPELASIGKMFSNEMTLASAWIHLLVIDLFAARQVFQDGKENQIETRHSVSLCLFFCPIGIFSHIITKALTKTTKENKHDL
- the LOC123909534 gene encoding GPI-anchored protein LLG1-like codes for the protein MVFSTFICHSKVVNVAYTLFSSIFYFFLLTTLVSSSPFLSDDIFESTASTGRALLQVQKACRVDFENQNYTIITSQCKGPQYPPKVCCEAFKQFACPFVDEINDLTSDCASIMFSYIMHYGNYPPGLFANECKEGKEGLACNQVKSTNNSNTSNSVLVGAFHSMLLVSIVGFFGFIFHLF